The Lathyrus oleraceus cultivar Zhongwan6 chromosome 5, CAAS_Psat_ZW6_1.0, whole genome shotgun sequence genome includes the window GGTAATCAACACCAACGATCAAGATTGAAACGTGAGGGACTGATCATGTGGTTCAAAGCCTtgccaagtcatcgccggagccagagctccggtcatcttctctggtggacctcaccggactggtccaccatgaaccatccccataatgaaaaacaaggacatgatcttgaagaaaaaatggcactgagctcgaatcagacctccattcactccaattccaagtatattgagagatacatggaattgaaatttgaggtacatgaactgagttgcttcgctttgacctcaaagcaactcaatcttcttgcctacattggtaggacttcaaacaaccaaagaatcaatagaattgagcaagaatttgagagaatcgaagagttcaaaatttctgaaaaataccttcaatggaggtctggattcaattgatcttgatcttgcttgtgcttggactcactccacttgcttgcaggagaaggattgaatggttaaaaagctatggattcctggagaattgaattccaaaatagtggagattcaagctcaaattcaagagaatttttcaggcttaacctttgagaattgagggtttgaaatgggggataaaagctggcgcgattgtgtgtgaatttctgagcaattgaagctctatttagagctgaaatggttgataattgcacactctaattcactttccaattttggcaaatggtgatgtaatggtgcatgggcgcgcataggcccatgaaatgatttTTAGAGGTCCAAAAATGAACGTCAGATGCTCTaaagtaagcttggattgcaaggcaaatgcacattgatgtttgaagtttgatcccTGCCAAGTGATGTtaccctgtttaagccatgtgcagcctatgcatttcttatccaaaatgaataaatttgagctcttcggaaaggtgatatcaagaggaacaactttcatgttcaacattttttcatttggagcttggaacttggagaaatttgaggtggaagtttggaaatttttgacatatcaaaatttttctaagtgtcaagccatatgtctcaatattccatcttgcttaactttttataggagcttaAAATGAAAAACGTGTTTTCATCgaagttgtatctctctcaaagatcttcaaaatggtcactaatttcatgtcatttggagTTGAActgatagagttatgcatttttaaagtttggaaaaatcacttgatcaatggtataggttaaaagtgacctataatgtagcctcatatcacatgctcaaaaaagttgaattagctcccactccaaacataaaagttgaattagacacattggatttgattgtgcaacttggaaatctttcatctcataaaaattgagtaagttatggccttgggaagttgactttcaaattaggatttagacaaaatgacatataatgtttcaacatataaaatgattttccaagcaaaaatagctctaggtctcaacataaaagttgtttggacTGTCATTTAGAGAAagtttgatcttggaatcattttcatatggtgaaaactgtaggagatagggtctagggagacccagttttgatcagatgaattcatctggccaaccaccatcaaccaacttgctaatttccaattctcttgactttcttggctcatggtagatcatatatgcataagatgatgaattttgaagtgtcccttgagaaatttgatcaattggtgagatagcttgttggagaagttactcaagatacccagtcaaactagggtttccaaggcaaatcaccctcaaactcttgaagaaaacttgatcaatataacatgtagagaatgttgggactcatatatgatgttcataaccatttttgaatcaattcttggttgtgctctttattcatgagggtctcaaaccctagatgtgaacttgatgaatcaaatgagattaatgccctacctacaaaagagttaggcaaacacaaagacatatttttggtattttagttagtaaaatgataatatacaagtatgatataatcacaaagtgcttggtaatctctcccaaaacaaacccaatgaaagaggggtaaggaggatgtcaagtcatgatcccaatgctaatgtttatgatgaatttgcatgagggatcttagggtcaaaattggggtcttacatattATAGTGGTGTTATCCGTGAACTTTAGTTTGTTTTTCATGGCACAATTGATTTTGACAAACCAATCCTTTCTCCCTGTCATATGAGTTGAACCACCCGATTCTAAATATCATTCCTCACTACATTGAAATCCTTTCAAACAAATCATGGCATCTTCCTGTCCACGCACCTGGTTAATCATATCATTCAACTAGTCACAACTCAATTTTTCAGCACTCTTTTAGTTGATGCAGCTTCTGTCCCACAATTGTTTGCGGCTACAATTCCCTTTCGTGATCATGACCAAGAGTATATTCTCTTAATTAAACTCTTGTCTTGCAACCTTAACTTCACCCGCTTGAGATTCCTTCTTGTTTGCATTGCACTCTTTTGCAAAATGATCGAACCGTTGACACTTACAACATTTCTCCTTGCTCTTGTTAAACCTCTTCCTTTCACCTCTAAAGTTTCCTTGACCACCATGTTTATTGTAGCTGCTCTCACCCCTTTGACAAGTCGAATTCTTTGAATTTTGGGACTCTCTTCCAACAAAACTCTAAAAATTCCCTTTGCTCTTCATGGGCCATTTTCCTTTTGATGTCTTGTCCTTATCATTGAAACGAGCTTGCAAGGAGATCTTCGTCTTTTCCTTATCGTTATTCCTCTCTTAAATCCTTTTCTCATGAGCCTCAAAAGAACTTTACAATTCCTCTTTGCTCATTGTTGCAAGATCCATCAACTCCTCAATTGCCACAACTATATTGTCAAATCTTTGTGTTAAAGAACGCAAGATTTTAGCGATAACATACTGCTCCGTAACAGTTTCTCTGCATGCCTTAACTTGATTCCCCAACCAAGTGATTCTCGTTGAGAAATCGTTGATTGTATCATTTTCCTCCACTAGAATTAATTTGAGCTGAcgtttgtgagtttgtaacctcaccaccTTTGCCTTGTCAACCCCTGCATATGTCTTCTTTAAGATCTCCCACGATTAGTTTGACGATTTGCAATaaccaactttctcaaagttgtcgccatcaacacattgatggataaATAATAACGCTTtgaagtctttcttcttctcttccttaTGCATTACTTGATGCGCGCGTGTTGCATTTTTAATAAGAGGAGTAACACCATTCTTGATTACTTCAAGAACATCTTGGTAGCCAAACAACACCTTCATTTTCTTGCACCATTTGTCATAATTCTTCGCATCAAGGATATATAGATTTGCAGGGATTCTTTCATTAGAGACAAAATTCATGTTGCACACTAAGTGTTTATGGATCTGAATCAGGCCCTTGATGCTAAATGTTGGAACAAGACACCACGTGAttgatgaacaatggtggagtaACTTTTAGATGTGGAGAGTGAAAAAGGAGAattaagagagagagagagagagagagagagagagagagagagagagagagagagagagagaattggAGGTGAGAGATTGTTATTGCATTTACTAAGAATGAATGCGCATCCTAAATACTTATATATGAGATACAATACAATTGGAACTGAATTGACCAAGTAAAATAACATAAAAAACAAAATATCGCGcttgtaaccggttacaccaaaGTGGGTAACCGATTACATTTGACACTGAATTAAATTGGAATTAAATCAACTTCAATGATAACCGGTTACACACAAATGTTTAATCTGTTACACCTGTGAAAACTCTACATTTCTGCAACTTAATTGAACTTCAAACCTTACTGTAACCGATTTACCTACCCGCTTTAACCGATTACAACACTTAAATTACTTGAAAAACACCACAAAACTGCAATAAAAAATTATGGTGAGAAAGAAATAATTGATACcaaaatttatgaaaaaaaaaaatagatttttaCCTTTGTTAGAATTCGAAACCACAACCTTTTATAGAGAACAAATAtgtgaatttttttaaaaaacttAAAGAAGAGTTTTGAAATGTGTCACCTAATAATTTAGATAATATTACACAAAAGTAGTTAAAGTGTTAGTAAAATTATACATAATTTTGATTTAATTATAAAGATATAGATTATCAAAAACGTTAATCAACCTCGACACgagaaattaaaaaaaaacaaaacaaaaaattaGGCTTGTGATAACATTTGGTGTAGATAATGAAATATCAACCTCCTATGTATGTGGGTCTGCTCATGCATTATAGAATCTAAATATGTGGTTGCTGGTTTGAGTTTGAGTAAGATTCTTCCTCTACCACAGGTTTTCCACTTGTATAGTTTATGTTGGGAAGTTTCTAAGTCACGGGTTATTTTGTGTCTTGATGTGCTTCTGCTCCTTTCTATATCAAATAGTATTCCAAACACGTTTAATAGAAGGAACTGAGATAAGAATACTAATTTGTCCAATACAATGGCTGTTACTACTCAACTTAGAGTTTCATATCTCACAAACTCACTTCCTCGTTGCAATTCTTGGACTTCTACTTATCAATCACGGATCTTGTCGCTTAAAAATTCAAATTCAAGGATTATGCATAGTAAATTATCGATTAAGTCCATTGCTTTTAACGATAAGGTAGCTTTTTCTAATCTCTCTCATCCTTTATTCTCATAATACTAATAATTCATGTTGTCGCTGTTAGTTGCCAACTTTACAGAAAGAGGACAAGACCAGAAGTTTGGACCAAGTCAAAAGAAGAAGCCGGGAAGTATTGTTAAACTCAAGTGATCCTATTGAAACGATGAAGATGATTGAATCAATCCAAGGGCTAGGAATTAGCCACCATTTGGAAGATGAGATCAATATGCAACTTGAGAGGATATGTGATTGGGATGCTTCTACAAACCTCTTTGCAACATCTCTACAGTTTCGTTTACTTAGGCACAATGGTTGGCCTACATGTTCTGGTACATTATGATTTGAATTTTCTTATGCTTGGTACTTTTCGTATTCAGAAACTTTAAAGTATGGTTCAAGGAGTCACTGAACAAAGACATTTGTGGTATGTTGAGCCTATATGAGGCATCATATTTAGGGACAGAAGATGAAGAAATATTAAAGAAAGCATTAGAATTTTCAAGGACTCGTCTACATGAGTTCATCTCACACACGAGTCCTGAAATAGGTTATAGGCACATTGTTAGATCCTTAACACTTCCAAAGCATCTAAGAATGGCAAGGTTAGAAGCTAGAAACTACATGGATGAATATAGACATGCAAGTAACCAAATACCAGCTCTTTTGGAATTGGCAAAGTTAGACAATGACATGATTCAATCACTACATCAAACAGAGTTAGCAGAAATATGCAGGTGGTGGAAAGAGTTGGGACTTATTGAAAAACTAAGTTTTGCGAGAGATAGACCAACAGAGTGCTTCTTATGGACAGTGGGAATTTTTCCAGAACCATGTTATACAAATTGTCGTATCGAACTTACAAAAACCATATGCATTTTGGATGTCATTGATGACATCTTTGACAATTATGGCACATTAGATCAACTTGTTCTTTTCACACATGCAATCAAAAGGTATTCTTCTATATATAATTTGTATGTAATTAATAATCAAAATGTTTCactattattatttttgtttttgcAGGTGGGACCTTGATGCAATGGAGCAACTTCCTGAGTATATGAAGATATGCTATATGGCATTATATAACACCACAAATGAAATTTCATATAGTATTCAAAAAGAGCATGGGATAACTGTTGTTTCTTACTTAAAAAGAACAGTAAGAATATGAATATTCATTACTTATTTATAACATTTTAGATTTTTATAATTAGAGACTTGTGTTTAATTTATGTAGTGGATGGACATGTTTGATGCATATTTGGAAGAAGCGAAATGGTTCAATAGTGGACATGTGCCAAGTTTTAGGACTTATTTGGATAATGGAGCAATTTCTGTTGGATCATGTATGGCATTGGTGCATGCTACTTTCCTCATTGGTGATGGTTTATCAAAGGAAACTATTTCCATGATGAAACCATATCCTAGACTCTTCACTTGCTCCGGAGAAATTCTTCGATTATGGGATGACTTAGGAACTTCAACGGTATCTCTCTAATCACTAGCAAAAACTTGTAAGTTTAGTTTAGAACAATAATATATTTCTTATTTTGATGTTCAGGAGGAACAAGAGAGAGGGGATAATGCTAGCAGCATACAATGCTTCATGGGAGAGAATAATATTAGAGATGAAAATGAAGGAAGGAAACACATAAGGTTGGTAATAAGGAACTTGTGGCGAGAACTCAATGGCCTTGCCATGAACAAAACTGTGCCCTTATCTGTTGTTAAAGCTTCTCTTAACATGGCTAGAACTGCTCAAGTTATTTATCAACATGGAGATGATAAAAGCACTTTTACTGTTGATGATTATGTGCAAACATTGATCTTCTCATCATTACCTAGTAATCATTAAAGtgaaaaaaatattaattaacTTAGTATTATGAATGCTTCTCTTTCCTCTTTATTAAATTACCTTACACTCTTTTTAGGAAGTTTGATACAAACATTTGTATTGAAGGTGGTTATTTTatgtttaaaaaaattaaaaatagaTGATGTTAAAGATTCAAGTGTGAGATATTAAAATTCCACATCAATTGGGTATATAAGGAAAAGGATTCATACCCTATTATCTTAACATTTTTTATGGATATTTAGTGTCAAACTCTCTTGGATCTATGAGTATTTAGTCCATTGGCAATTTCGGCGTTTCATTCCTCAGACTCACCAACAAGTGATATCAGAATCAAGTTTAGTGGGGGAGTGGAAGTAGATCCTAATGTGAATTAAAGCTAATGATGTGAGTGACTCATAGTTGTGGGGAGATCGTTGGATTTCAAGTGTGAGTGGCTAATTCTCACATCGGCTAGAAATGATTTTTTTTGGATATATAAC containing:
- the LOC127086795 gene encoding probable terpene synthase 11, with protein sequence MAVTTQLRVSYLTNSLPRCNSWTSTYQSRILSLKNSNSRIMHSKLSIKSIAFNDKLPTLQKEDKTRSLDQVKRRSREVLLNSSDPIETMKMIESIQGLGISHHLEDEINMQLERICDWDASTNLFATSLQFRLLRHNGWPTCSGIFRNFKVWFKESLNKDICGMLSLYEASYLGTEDEEILKKALEFSRTRLHEFISHTSPEIGYRHIVRSLTLPKHLRMARLEARNYMDEYRHASNQIPALLELAKLDNDMIQSLHQTELAEICRWWKELGLIEKLSFARDRPTECFLWTVGIFPEPCYTNCRIELTKTICILDVIDDIFDNYGTLDQLVLFTHAIKRWDLDAMEQLPEYMKICYMALYNTTNEISYSIQKEHGITVVSYLKRTWMDMFDAYLEEAKWFNSGHVPSFRTYLDNGAISVGSCMALVHATFLIGDGLSKETISMMKPYPRLFTCSGEILRLWDDLGTSTEEQERGDNASSIQCFMGENNIRDENEGRKHIRLVIRNLWRELNGLAMNKTVPLSVVKASLNMARTAQVIYQHGDDKSTFTVDDYVQTLIFSSLPSNH